Proteins encoded within one genomic window of Pseudomonas cannabina:
- a CDS encoding J domain-containing protein, with translation MQRTPTHYELLSVARDASPEQIKKAYRKLAQKLHPDRNSDPYASEMMGVVNASHDVLADAGRRAAYDALLAADENKARVEAARRRQAQAAKGQKVHVYGSAVAQTPAAPQRTAQPGAAASASSSPRSPSSDKRRRSAWRWALLFVVFCAGGAWMGYDPGAGKSFVPAEPLSVAQTRVKPVPVVPVEEPVASPVKPVDPAASECGVPALDPLGAPWADKPGYVKDLPLLKDSGWSQITVDNTAGESAVYAKVTDAVGRKDFRHAYVPAGATFTFSKMNPGLYLLKYKMLNTGCAFASGRILLEETPMGSQIKSSAYKLTLRKLANRSVPFSRLKDDQF, from the coding sequence ATGCAGAGAACACCCACGCATTACGAGCTGCTGAGTGTTGCTCGCGATGCCTCTCCTGAGCAGATCAAGAAGGCTTATCGCAAGCTGGCGCAGAAGCTGCACCCGGACAGGAATTCCGATCCTTACGCCTCGGAGATGATGGGCGTCGTCAATGCATCTCATGATGTGCTGGCGGATGCCGGACGGCGTGCGGCTTATGACGCGCTACTTGCTGCCGACGAGAATAAAGCGCGTGTGGAAGCGGCTCGTCGCAGACAGGCGCAGGCCGCAAAAGGGCAGAAGGTGCATGTTTATGGTTCGGCAGTGGCTCAGACTCCCGCAGCGCCTCAACGTACCGCTCAGCCTGGAGCGGCCGCCAGCGCTTCGTCATCCCCTCGATCACCGTCCAGTGACAAGCGGCGCCGCAGTGCGTGGCGCTGGGCGCTGCTGTTCGTGGTTTTCTGCGCGGGCGGGGCGTGGATGGGGTACGACCCTGGGGCTGGCAAGTCGTTTGTACCGGCCGAACCGCTCTCGGTCGCACAGACGCGGGTCAAGCCTGTGCCTGTGGTTCCGGTTGAGGAGCCTGTGGCCAGCCCCGTAAAGCCGGTTGATCCGGCGGCGTCCGAGTGCGGGGTGCCAGCGCTGGACCCGCTGGGCGCACCCTGGGCTGATAAGCCGGGTTATGTGAAGGATCTGCCGCTGCTCAAAGACAGCGGCTGGTCGCAGATCACGGTGGATAACACGGCGGGTGAGTCAGCCGTGTATGCCAAAGTCACGGATGCGGTGGGGCGCAAGGACTTTCGGCATGCGTATGTTCCGGCCGGGGCGACGTTTACGTTCAGCAAGATGAATCCCGGGCTGTATCTGCTCAAGTACAAGATGCTGAACACCGGCTGCGCTTTTGCGTCGGGGCGTATTTTGCTCGAGGAGACGCCGATGGGCAGTCAGATCAAGTCCAGCGCCTACAAGCTGACATTGCGCAAGCTGGCGAATCGCAGTGTGCCGTTTTCCCGGTTGAAAGATGATCAGTTTTAA
- a CDS encoding methyltransferase — MKGAGINPASTSSRETTDMPADPYLQDEHLGSHFGALDSFLFAHQALWRPKPFTHLRLPWEDKYPELANWLRHRMLEQAEAVHNHPEQLDAPFPFTQLAAEAVALSRLAELPVTPLEPVDMRMSVDVPGRKWQQIEAFASHLDMRDSTTHWLDWCAGKGHLGRRLTANDQSLTCLEQDPGLIEAGLTLSARQGIDAKHVRQDVMADDAWRCLHAHHTPVALHACGDLHIQLMELASQTGCQHIAIAPCCYNRTRHDIYQPLSSEGKASGLKLSRDELGLPLSEAVTAGARVRRQRDTSMARRLGFDLLQRSLRGIDDYLPTPSLPTSWLDAPYADYCAHLANLKNLPAPGKQDWAQWEASGWQRLAEVRNLELLRNLFRRPLEVWLVLDRAMYVREQGYSVRVGTFCDSQLTPRNLLIMARKA, encoded by the coding sequence ATGAAGGGTGCTGGCATCAACCCCGCCAGCACCTCGTCACGCGAAACCACCGATATGCCCGCAGATCCATACTTGCAGGATGAACATCTTGGCAGCCACTTCGGTGCGCTGGACAGCTTTCTGTTCGCGCATCAGGCCTTGTGGCGGCCGAAACCATTCACGCACTTGCGCCTGCCATGGGAAGACAAATACCCGGAACTGGCGAACTGGCTGCGACATCGCATGCTGGAGCAGGCCGAAGCAGTACACAATCACCCGGAACAGCTCGACGCGCCTTTCCCCTTCACCCAACTGGCTGCCGAAGCGGTTGCGTTGAGCCGTCTCGCTGAGCTGCCTGTTACACCTCTCGAGCCCGTCGATATGCGAATGAGCGTCGATGTGCCTGGCCGTAAATGGCAGCAGATCGAAGCGTTCGCCAGCCATCTCGACATGCGCGACAGCACGACTCACTGGCTGGACTGGTGCGCAGGCAAAGGTCACCTGGGGCGTCGTCTGACCGCAAACGACCAGAGCCTCACCTGCCTTGAGCAAGACCCTGGGCTGATCGAAGCGGGCCTGACCCTGAGTGCCCGACAAGGCATCGACGCGAAGCATGTGCGACAGGACGTGATGGCCGATGACGCCTGGCGCTGTCTGCATGCGCATCACACGCCAGTCGCGCTGCATGCCTGCGGCGATCTGCACATTCAGTTGATGGAACTGGCCAGCCAGACCGGCTGCCAGCACATTGCAATCGCGCCGTGCTGTTACAACCGCACCCGGCACGACATCTATCAGCCGCTGTCCAGCGAAGGCAAGGCCTCGGGGCTGAAGCTGTCGCGAGACGAGCTTGGCCTGCCGCTGAGCGAAGCCGTGACGGCAGGCGCCCGCGTGCGCCGTCAACGTGACACCTCGATGGCGCGCCGCCTGGGCTTCGACCTGCTACAGCGCAGTCTGCGTGGCATTGATGATTATCTGCCCACGCCTTCACTCCCGACGTCATGGCTGGACGCGCCCTACGCCGACTATTGCGCTCATCTGGCGAATCTGAAAAACCTGCCGGCACCGGGCAAGCAGGACTGGGCGCAATGGGAGGCCAGCGGCTGGCAACGACTGGCCGAAGTGCGCAACCTGGAACTGCTGCGAAACCTGTTTCGACGCCCACTGGAAGTCTGGCTGGTGCTGGATCGCGCGATGTATGTGCGAGAGCAGGGCTATAGCGTTCGCGTTGGCACTTTCTGTGACAGCCAGCTTACCCCTCGCAACCTGCTGATTATGGCCCGAAAAGCGTGA
- a CDS encoding IS1182-like element ISPsy6 family transposase, translated as MAYIQGESRGQTSLFPVSLEELIPEDHLVRVIDLYVARLDLVQLGFDKAIPKSTGRPAYDPADQLKLYLYGYFQRIRSSRRLEAECQRNIEVMWLINRLKPDFKTIADFRKNNKPAFIATCRAFVRFCRTAGLIAGELVAIDGSKFQAVASSRRHVNLKQLKRQEEKLDKRIAQYLAELDEADKAETTDSIDRSAIKVALAQLEARQQDNQSCQALMRSMGIEQFNTHESDARMMRTAKGPRVAYNVQTVVDAEHCLILHHEVTQDGDDRKQLEPMAKAAKAELQQDDLTVTADAGYSNGKQFQACEDASITAYVPPNRSKNPGSQEEQLFERKDFIYETGHDRFQCPAGKWLTLKQHNKGDRIYQAEVDDCANCALKTQCTRARRRYVSRHAHEEAFERMEQRMQAHPEMMANRRSIVEHPFGNLKQWLFGNGRFLLRQLEGTKAEMALAVNAYNLKRAIKVLGVRHLMALMG; from the coding sequence ATGGCCTACATCCAAGGTGAGTCCCGCGGCCAGACCAGCCTATTCCCGGTCTCGCTGGAAGAGTTGATCCCCGAGGATCACCTCGTTCGTGTCATTGACCTGTACGTTGCCAGGCTCGATCTGGTGCAACTGGGCTTCGATAAAGCGATTCCAAAAAGCACGGGGCGCCCTGCTTATGATCCCGCCGATCAGCTAAAACTCTACCTCTACGGCTATTTTCAGCGGATTCGCTCATCGCGACGTCTTGAAGCCGAGTGTCAGCGCAACATCGAAGTGATGTGGCTGATCAACCGGCTCAAGCCCGACTTCAAGACCATCGCCGATTTTCGCAAGAACAATAAACCCGCCTTCATCGCGACCTGCCGTGCTTTCGTTCGGTTTTGTCGCACGGCAGGCTTGATCGCCGGTGAGTTGGTGGCCATCGACGGCAGCAAGTTTCAGGCGGTCGCATCCTCACGGCGTCATGTGAATTTGAAGCAGCTCAAGCGCCAGGAAGAAAAACTGGATAAGCGCATCGCTCAGTATCTGGCCGAGCTGGATGAGGCCGACAAGGCTGAAACCACAGATTCAATTGATCGCAGCGCAATCAAGGTAGCCCTGGCACAGCTTGAGGCTCGACAACAGGATAATCAGAGTTGCCAGGCACTGATGCGTTCGATGGGCATCGAGCAGTTCAACACCCATGAAAGCGATGCCCGAATGATGCGCACGGCCAAAGGGCCACGTGTGGCCTACAACGTGCAAACCGTCGTGGACGCCGAGCATTGCCTGATTTTGCATCATGAGGTCACCCAAGATGGCGATGACCGAAAGCAACTGGAGCCGATGGCCAAGGCCGCCAAAGCAGAGTTACAGCAAGATGATCTGACGGTCACTGCCGATGCCGGCTACTCCAATGGCAAGCAGTTTCAGGCCTGCGAGGATGCTTCGATTACGGCCTATGTACCGCCCAATCGTTCGAAAAACCCTGGCAGTCAGGAAGAGCAGCTCTTTGAGCGAAAAGACTTTATCTATGAGACCGGACACGATCGTTTCCAGTGTCCGGCAGGCAAATGGTTAACGCTAAAACAGCACAACAAAGGTGATCGGATCTATCAGGCTGAGGTCGATGACTGCGCCAACTGCGCGCTGAAAACGCAATGCACTCGAGCCCGGCGCCGTTATGTCTCACGACATGCCCATGAAGAGGCTTTCGAGCGGATGGAGCAAAGAATGCAGGCGCATCCTGAGATGATGGCCAACCGAAGATCCATCGTTGAGCACCCCTTCGGCAACCTCAAGCAATGGCTATTTGGTAATGGCCGTTTCTTGCTGCGACAACTGGAGGGTACAAAAGCTGAAATGGCCTTGGCGGTGAATGCCTATAACCTGAAACGAGCGATTAAAGTGCTCGGTGTGCGCCATCTGATGGCTTTGATGGGCTGA